The Gemmatimonadaceae bacterium genome contains a region encoding:
- a CDS encoding DMT family transporter — MNAPAPLPLDRSARAGVGLTLLAASGFAAVSILTSIAMRERVSLTTVLTWRYVLSALVLVIWVGIRGEPRRLPPRDAMLWMGLGGGGQALMIYLALSSLAYISAGTLAFLFYTYPVWVTLVQAVRGAERLDARRAAALGLSFAGTAVMVGSPNMSGPARHGVALALGAAVLYSLLIPTMQYMQKDWPVLVTSAWSKIGAAICFLVASSANQTFQYSLSGTAWGAIIALTVWSTVLPSLFFLMALMRLGPVRTAIVSTVEPFLTALLGVVVLSQPLTLRTLAGGMAIVAAVIVLQFKRTRVA; from the coding sequence ATGAACGCACCGGCCCCACTCCCTCTCGACCGTTCCGCGCGCGCCGGCGTTGGCCTGACGCTGCTGGCCGCCAGCGGGTTCGCGGCGGTGTCGATCCTCACCAGCATTGCGATGCGCGAGCGTGTGTCGCTGACGACGGTGCTGACGTGGCGCTACGTGCTCTCGGCGTTGGTGCTGGTCATCTGGGTCGGCATTCGGGGTGAGCCGCGGCGCCTTCCGCCGCGCGACGCCATGCTCTGGATGGGACTTGGCGGCGGTGGCCAGGCGCTGATGATCTACCTCGCGCTGTCGTCACTGGCGTACATCAGCGCCGGCACGCTCGCGTTCCTGTTCTACACCTATCCCGTTTGGGTGACGCTCGTGCAGGCCGTGCGCGGCGCGGAGCGACTCGACGCGCGGCGGGCGGCGGCGCTGGGCCTGTCGTTCGCCGGCACGGCCGTGATGGTCGGATCGCCGAATATGAGTGGACCAGCGCGGCACGGGGTGGCACTCGCGCTGGGCGCGGCCGTGCTGTACAGCCTGCTGATTCCCACGATGCAGTACATGCAGAAGGACTGGCCCGTGCTGGTGACGTCCGCCTGGTCGAAGATCGGGGCCGCCATCTGCTTCCTCGTCGCCTCGTCGGCGAACCAGACGTTTCAGTACTCGCTGTCCGGCACCGCCTGGGGGGCCATCATTGCCCTGACGGTCTGGAGCACGGTGCTGCCGTCGCTGTTCTTCCTGATGGCCCTGATGCGGCTGGGGCCCGTGCGCACCGCGATCGTCTCCACCGTGGAGCCGTTTCTCACGGCCCTGCTCGGCGTGGTCGTCCTGAGCCAGCCGCTGACCCTGCGCACACTCGCCGGCGGCATGGCGATTGTCGCCGCCGTCATTGTGCTGCAGTTCAAGCGGACGCGCGTCGCCTGA
- a CDS encoding DMT family transporter, giving the protein MSTAAPPATLWRATSLVALAACGFGSISVLMVIAHRNGLTLAGAMAWRYLIATPFLLVIAGSGLREISPRRAVTLLVAGGLGQVAISGISLYSLRWLDVATLGFLFYTFPAWVVLFSIWRGLERVDWRRSTALVLALGGLAVILGAPRASALPLAGVACALGAAVIYAAYIPFLHWMRGPLSAAAASSLVIAGAGLAYLMGALWRGEFHTALSPAAWAVIGALALASTVMTFVAFLNGLAVLGPVRTAIISTIEPFYTALLGTIVLDQPVGAGTAVGGVLIASAVLLLQRQPTSP; this is encoded by the coding sequence GTGAGCACCGCCGCCCCTCCCGCGACGCTCTGGCGCGCGACGTCGCTGGTGGCGCTCGCGGCGTGCGGCTTCGGCTCGATCTCGGTGCTGATGGTGATCGCGCACCGGAACGGCCTCACGCTCGCCGGCGCGATGGCGTGGCGGTACCTGATCGCCACGCCCTTCCTGCTCGTCATCGCCGGCAGCGGCCTCCGGGAAATTTCACCCCGCCGCGCGGTGACGCTGCTCGTCGCCGGCGGGCTCGGCCAGGTCGCGATCAGCGGCATCTCGCTCTATTCGCTGCGCTGGCTCGACGTCGCGACGCTCGGGTTCCTGTTCTACACCTTTCCGGCCTGGGTCGTGCTCTTCTCGATCTGGCGCGGACTGGAGCGCGTCGACTGGCGCCGGTCAACGGCGCTCGTGCTCGCTCTGGGCGGGTTGGCGGTCATCCTCGGGGCGCCGCGCGCGTCGGCGCTCCCGCTCGCGGGCGTCGCCTGCGCGCTGGGGGCGGCCGTCATCTATGCCGCCTATATCCCGTTCCTCCACTGGATGCGCGGTCCGCTCAGCGCAGCCGCCGCGTCGTCGCTCGTCATCGCCGGCGCCGGCCTCGCCTACCTGATGGGCGCGCTCTGGCGTGGGGAGTTCCACACGGCGCTCTCACCCGCGGCCTGGGCGGTCATTGGCGCGCTGGCGCTGGCCTCCACCGTCATGACCTTTGTCGCGTTTCTCAACGGACTCGCCGTGCTCGGCCCGGTCCGCACCGCGATCATCTCGACCATCGAGCCGTTCTACACGGCCCTGCTCGGCACGATCGTCCTCGATCAACCGGTGGGCGCCGGCACGGCCGTTGGTGGGGTACTGATTGCATCCGCCGTGCTGCTCCTCCAACGCCAGCCCACATCGCCATGA
- the mgtE gene encoding magnesium transporter, which translates to MTPQPKPDQKDLAALLAPDILELLHSSPDVIGAETAELHPADLADVAEHLPRHALPAFLAALPSDRAADLLEYLDDDLRAELLEEMSTEQAAPLVAQMDPDERADVLEDVDEETADDILEAIPEATRLETERLLEYPPDSAGGLMTTEVVSVLDSDTVETALGQVRAIARGGRREAMNTIYAVNADGALTGVMSLRELLAAAEGARIHEVAWTEVQRVIGTADREEVARVTSEYDLVAVPVVDERGRLLGAVTVDDVIDAIEEEQTEDVQKLGGMEALDDPYMQTGFIALLKKRAGWLAVLFIGEMFTASAMGYFESELQRASVLMLFVPLIISSGGNSGSQATSLIIRSLALGEATLSDWWRVAIRELSSGLSLGGILGAIGALRVLLWQFLSERGFHIGSLMIGYDYGPSYILIAITVAMTLVGVVTFGTLAGSMLPFLLRRIGFDPASASAPFVATLVDVTGLIIYFTVALLILRGTLL; encoded by the coding sequence ATGACGCCACAACCGAAGCCCGACCAAAAGGATCTCGCGGCGCTGCTCGCCCCCGACATCCTTGAGCTGCTCCATTCCTCCCCCGATGTGATCGGCGCGGAGACAGCGGAGCTGCACCCGGCGGACCTCGCCGACGTGGCCGAGCACCTGCCGCGCCACGCGTTGCCGGCTTTCCTGGCCGCGCTCCCATCCGATCGCGCGGCCGACCTGCTCGAGTACCTCGACGACGACCTGCGCGCTGAGCTCCTCGAGGAGATGAGCACGGAGCAGGCGGCGCCGCTCGTCGCGCAGATGGACCCCGACGAGCGGGCCGACGTTCTCGAAGACGTCGACGAGGAAACGGCCGACGACATTCTCGAGGCGATCCCCGAGGCCACGCGCCTCGAGACCGAGCGCCTGCTCGAGTACCCGCCGGATAGCGCCGGCGGCCTGATGACGACCGAGGTCGTCTCCGTGCTCGACTCGGACACCGTGGAGACGGCGCTCGGCCAGGTGCGCGCCATCGCCCGTGGCGGGCGGCGCGAGGCGATGAATACCATCTACGCCGTCAATGCCGACGGCGCGCTCACCGGCGTGATGTCGCTGCGCGAACTGCTGGCGGCGGCCGAGGGCGCGCGCATTCACGAGGTCGCGTGGACCGAGGTGCAGCGCGTCATCGGCACCGCCGACCGCGAGGAGGTGGCGCGGGTCACGTCGGAGTACGACCTCGTGGCCGTGCCGGTGGTGGACGAGCGGGGCCGCCTGCTCGGCGCCGTCACCGTGGACGACGTCATTGATGCGATCGAGGAAGAGCAGACGGAGGACGTGCAGAAGCTGGGCGGCATGGAAGCCCTCGATGACCCGTACATGCAGACCGGCTTCATCGCGCTGCTGAAGAAGCGGGCCGGCTGGCTGGCGGTGCTCTTCATCGGCGAGATGTTCACGGCAAGCGCCATGGGCTACTTCGAGAGCGAACTGCAGCGGGCGTCGGTGCTGATGCTCTTCGTGCCGCTCATCATCAGTTCCGGCGGCAACTCCGGGTCGCAGGCCACGTCCCTCATCATCCGCTCGCTCGCCCTGGGCGAGGCGACGCTCTCCGACTGGTGGCGCGTCGCGATCCGCGAACTCTCCTCGGGGCTGTCGCTCGGCGGCATCCTGGGCGCCATCGGCGCCCTGCGCGTGCTGCTCTGGCAGTTCCTCAGCGAGAGGGGCTTCCACATCGGCAGCCTGATGATCGGCTACGATTACGGGCCCAGCTACATCCTCATTGCCATCACCGTGGCGATGACGCTCGTCGGCGTGGTGACCTTTGGAACGCTCGCCGGCTCGATGCTGCCGTTCCTGCTGCGACGCATCGGCTTCGATCCCGCCAGCGCGTCGGCGCCGTTCGTCGCGACGCTCGTCGACGTGACCGGCCTCATCATCTACTTCACCGTCGCGCTGCTCATTCTTCGCGGCACGCTGCTCTGA
- a CDS encoding DUF5916 domain-containing protein, translating into MLSTLLLAMQVAVASNTAPAAARPADAPARRASPTVAEATRAERAVVIDGRDDDAAWRDAQIIDSFRQFDPIENGDPRAFRTEAKVTYDDRYLYVFVRAFDPRPDSLVALLARRDVRTQSDWLHLMIDSYHDRRTGYRFTVNPAGVQRDVYMSNDGNEDVSWDAVWSVATRIEKDAWTAEYRIPFSQLRFARADRHTFGLAIWRDVGRTNERLSWPLYRRNQPGMVSQFGELRGLDRIAAPRRLEATPYTLAKDLSHPEGAGRFGRQQAGSMGADVKYGLTSNLTLDATINPDFGQVEADPSVLNLTAFEQFYQERRPFFLEGQGIFRYDLNCNDGQCSGLFYSRRIGRSPQLGGTYYDASNPLNTTILGAAKLTGRLANGLSIGVLDAMTQREVGTGGRTIEPAANYGVVRLQRDLRQGNSGLGLMITSTDRQLDEWSTDYLRQGARAVGVDFRHRFAHNHYQVTGYLAGSRVDGSAAAIDLVQRNGVHNFQRPGADLGYDPSATSMSGATMQLALEKQGGGKTRFFTGYQRTTPGFEVNDVGFLARADQQSYSTWFQVAYLKPTSWYRSARVNFNQWTLWNTGGQMLELGGNINAHVEFANQWWGHIGGNLNSVGNSFDDRVSRGGPSVRQVYNRSGWFGMEGDRRWKVQPMFFTRGQMKDASGSWMAGFDPEVAIRVASRLQARMGLSFTHSVNDAQWYGKESDATGKTHYTFARLDQHVASLTTRLDITATRTLSLQLYASPFVATGSYSNLRELDDPAAPRYAGRYRAYGTGAALEGFNFKEFRSNTVVRWEYRPGSTLFFVWSQGRQQDGRNSGSFEAGRDLRDLFRARPDNTLLVKAAYWFAL; encoded by the coding sequence ATGCTCTCCACACTCCTGCTGGCAATGCAGGTCGCGGTCGCCAGCAACACGGCGCCGGCTGCCGCGAGGCCGGCCGATGCGCCGGCGCGCCGGGCGTCGCCCACCGTCGCCGAGGCAACGCGTGCCGAGCGCGCCGTCGTGATTGACGGCCGCGACGATGACGCCGCCTGGCGTGACGCGCAAATCATCGATTCGTTCCGCCAGTTCGACCCCATCGAGAACGGCGACCCGCGCGCCTTCCGCACCGAAGCGAAGGTCACGTACGACGACCGCTACCTGTACGTCTTCGTCCGCGCCTTCGATCCGCGCCCCGATTCGCTGGTCGCGCTGCTCGCGCGGCGCGACGTGCGCACGCAATCGGACTGGCTGCACCTGATGATCGACTCGTATCACGACCGGCGCACGGGATACCGGTTCACGGTCAATCCCGCCGGCGTGCAGCGCGACGTGTACATGAGCAACGACGGCAACGAGGACGTGTCGTGGGACGCCGTCTGGTCGGTGGCGACCCGCATCGAGAAGGATGCGTGGACCGCCGAGTACCGCATTCCGTTCAGCCAGCTCCGCTTTGCGCGCGCCGACCGCCACACGTTCGGGCTCGCCATCTGGCGCGATGTCGGACGCACCAACGAGCGGTTGTCGTGGCCGCTGTATCGCCGCAACCAGCCGGGGATGGTGTCGCAGTTCGGCGAACTGCGCGGCCTCGATCGCATCGCCGCGCCGCGCCGGCTTGAGGCGACGCCGTACACGCTCGCCAAGGACCTGTCACATCCGGAAGGCGCCGGCCGCTTCGGCCGGCAGCAGGCGGGGTCGATGGGCGCCGACGTGAAGTACGGCCTGACGTCCAACCTGACGCTCGATGCGACCATCAATCCCGACTTCGGCCAGGTCGAAGCCGATCCGTCGGTCCTCAACCTCACCGCGTTCGAGCAGTTCTACCAGGAGCGGCGCCCCTTCTTCCTCGAGGGACAGGGGATCTTCCGCTATGACCTCAACTGCAATGACGGCCAGTGCAGCGGCCTCTTCTACTCGCGCCGCATCGGTCGTTCGCCGCAGCTCGGCGGCACCTACTACGACGCCAGCAATCCGCTGAACACGACCATCCTCGGCGCCGCCAAGCTCACCGGGCGACTGGCGAACGGGCTGTCCATCGGCGTGCTGGACGCGATGACGCAGCGCGAGGTGGGGACCGGCGGCCGCACCATCGAGCCCGCGGCGAACTACGGCGTCGTCCGCCTGCAGAGGGACCTGAGGCAGGGGAACTCGGGCCTCGGGCTGATGATCACGTCCACCGACCGTCAGCTCGATGAGTGGTCGACCGACTACCTGCGGCAAGGTGCGCGCGCCGTGGGCGTGGATTTCCGCCATCGGTTCGCGCATAACCACTATCAGGTCACCGGCTACCTTGCGGGGAGCCGCGTCGATGGCAGCGCGGCCGCGATCGACCTCGTGCAGCGCAACGGCGTCCACAATTTCCAGCGTCCGGGCGCGGATCTCGGCTACGATCCGTCGGCGACGTCCATGAGTGGCGCCACCATGCAGCTCGCGCTTGAGAAGCAGGGGGGCGGGAAGACGCGTTTCTTCACGGGATACCAGCGGACGACGCCTGGTTTCGAGGTCAATGACGTCGGCTTCCTCGCGCGCGCCGACCAGCAGTCGTACTCCACGTGGTTCCAGGTGGCGTACCTCAAGCCAACGTCGTGGTATCGGAGCGCGCGGGTGAACTTCAACCAGTGGACGCTGTGGAATACCGGTGGCCAGATGCTCGAACTCGGCGGGAACATCAATGCGCACGTCGAGTTCGCGAATCAGTGGTGGGGACACATCGGTGGAAACCTGAACTCCGTCGGGAATTCGTTCGATGATCGCGTCTCCCGCGGCGGCCCGTCGGTGCGCCAGGTCTACAACCGCTCCGGGTGGTTCGGCATGGAGGGCGACCGCCGGTGGAAGGTGCAGCCGATGTTCTTCACGCGCGGCCAGATGAAGGACGCGTCGGGAAGCTGGATGGCCGGGTTCGATCCGGAGGTGGCGATCCGCGTCGCCAGCCGGCTGCAGGCGCGGATGGGTTTGTCGTTCACGCACAGCGTCAACGACGCGCAGTGGTACGGCAAGGAGTCGGACGCGACGGGCAAGACGCACTACACGTTCGCCCGGCTCGACCAGCACGTGGCGTCGCTGACGACCCGACTCGACATCACGGCCACGCGCACACTGAGCCTTCAACTCTATGCATCGCCCTTCGTGGCGACGGGATCGTATTCGAACCTGCGCGAGCTCGACGATCCCGCGGCGCCACGTTACGCCGGCCGCTACCGGGCGTACGGCACGGGCGCCGCACTGGAGGGATTCAATTTCAAGGAATTCCGGTCGAACACCGTCGTGCGCTGGGAATACCGGCCGGGGTCGACGCTCTTCTTCGTCTGGTCACAGGGACGCCAGCAGGATGGCCGGAATTCCGGATCGTTCGAGGCGGGCCGCGACCTGCGTGATCTGTTCCGGGCACGGCCGGACAATACGCTGCTAGTCAAAGCCGCATACTGGTTTGCGCTATAA
- a CDS encoding NAD(P)-dependent oxidoreductase, with protein MSINIAFLGLGAIGTPMARHLAIPGFSLAVWNRTPAKAQAFAEAHPARVAATPTDAVRGASFVVTCLPVSRDVEGLLDGPDGLLAGMAKGTLLIDCTSGDPATSQRIAARLAEHGIAFIDAPVSGGVIGAEKGKLTIMVGGAAADLERAMPVLKAMGEKIVHCGKVGAGDALKAVNNAMLAVHIWSAAEGLLALSRAGVKPDVALDVINASSGRSNSSMNLFPERVLTRAFPRTFRLALLDKDVMIAAQVARDEKVPSPLIQMTAELFRAAHKALGEEADHVEAVKYLEQMAGGEIS; from the coding sequence ATGTCAATCAACATTGCCTTCCTCGGCCTCGGCGCCATTGGCACGCCGATGGCGCGCCATCTGGCGATTCCCGGGTTCAGCCTCGCGGTCTGGAACCGCACACCCGCCAAGGCGCAGGCGTTCGCCGAGGCGCATCCGGCGCGCGTGGCTGCGACGCCGACCGACGCGGTGCGCGGCGCGTCGTTCGTCGTCACCTGTCTGCCCGTCTCGCGCGATGTGGAGGGGTTGCTCGACGGACCCGACGGCCTGCTGGCGGGCATGGCGAAGGGCACGCTGCTCATCGACTGCACGTCGGGGGACCCGGCGACGTCGCAGCGCATCGCCGCCCGGCTCGCGGAGCATGGCATCGCGTTCATCGACGCGCCCGTCTCGGGCGGCGTGATCGGGGCGGAGAAGGGCAAGCTGACCATCATGGTGGGCGGCGCGGCGGCGGATCTCGAACGCGCGATGCCCGTGCTCAAGGCGATGGGCGAGAAGATCGTGCACTGCGGGAAGGTCGGTGCCGGGGATGCGCTCAAGGCGGTGAACAACGCGATGCTGGCCGTGCACATCTGGTCGGCGGCGGAAGGGCTGCTGGCGCTCTCGCGCGCCGGCGTGAAGCCCGACGTGGCGCTCGACGTGATCAACGCCTCGAGCGGGCGGTCGAACTCGTCGATGAACCTTTTTCCCGAACGGGTTCTCACCCGCGCCTTCCCGCGCACCTTCCGGCTGGCGCTGCTCGACAAGGACGTGATGATCGCCGCCCAGGTGGCGCGCGACGAGAAAGTGCCGTCGCCGCTCATCCAGATGACCGCCGAACTGTTCCGCGCGGCGCACAAGGCGCTCGGTGAAGAGGCGGACCACGTGGAAGCGGTGAAGTACCTCGAACAGATGGCTGGGGGGGAAATCTCATGA
- a CDS encoding cysteine desulfurase-like protein — protein sequence MTAPVVQGHGHSGVQGKGIASVEAIRAQFPALERLHGGQAIAYFDGPGGTQVPRRVVEAISDYLYHHNANTHWTYPTSEETDAAIADARASLAALLNASANEIAFGANMTTLTFHLARALGRGWGPGDEVIITELDHHANQAPWRAIERERGITIKVAPINLETYELDWPALERLITPRTKLLAIGAGSNALGTMPNVTAAARLAHAAGALCFVDAVHYTPHGVVDVRAFDCDFLACSAYKFYGPHIGVMYGKATRLAALDVPKLQPAPDTVPERLETGTQNHEGIVGAGAAVQFLASIGSGATPREQVVSAMTALHARGEQLFARLWDGLGAITGVTRHGPPPGRPRTPTVSFTIAGVTPDDAARRLATRGVFVSHGDYYASTVVERLGLQPDGMIRAGCSCYTNEAEVDRLLAGVAALARA from the coding sequence ATGACGGCGCCAGTGGTGCAAGGGCACGGGCACAGTGGGGTGCAAGGGAAGGGGATTGCCTCCGTCGAGGCAATCCGCGCGCAGTTCCCCGCGCTGGAACGTCTGCATGGCGGGCAGGCCATTGCGTACTTCGACGGACCCGGCGGCACGCAGGTGCCGCGACGCGTGGTGGAGGCGATCAGCGACTACCTGTACCACCACAACGCCAACACGCACTGGACGTATCCGACCAGCGAGGAGACCGACGCCGCCATCGCCGATGCGCGCGCGTCGCTGGCGGCGCTGCTGAACGCGTCCGCGAACGAGATCGCGTTTGGCGCCAACATGACGACCCTGACCTTCCATCTGGCGCGCGCCCTCGGCCGCGGATGGGGGCCCGGCGACGAGGTGATCATCACCGAGCTCGACCACCACGCCAATCAGGCGCCGTGGCGCGCGATCGAGCGGGAACGGGGCATCACCATCAAGGTGGCGCCGATCAACCTCGAGACGTACGAACTCGACTGGCCGGCGCTCGAGCGGCTCATCACGCCGCGCACGAAACTGCTCGCGATCGGTGCCGGGTCGAACGCGCTTGGCACGATGCCCAACGTGACCGCGGCGGCGCGGCTCGCGCACGCGGCCGGGGCGCTCTGCTTCGTGGACGCGGTGCACTACACGCCGCACGGCGTGGTCGACGTGCGCGCGTTCGACTGCGACTTCCTGGCCTGCTCGGCCTACAAGTTCTACGGTCCGCACATCGGCGTGATGTACGGCAAGGCCACCCGCCTCGCGGCGCTCGACGTGCCGAAGCTGCAGCCCGCCCCCGATACCGTGCCGGAACGCCTCGAGACGGGGACGCAGAACCACGAAGGCATCGTCGGCGCCGGCGCGGCCGTGCAGTTCCTCGCGTCGATCGGGAGCGGAGCGACACCACGCGAGCAGGTGGTCAGTGCCATGACCGCGCTGCATGCGCGTGGCGAGCAGTTGTTCGCTCGACTGTGGGACGGATTGGGCGCCATCACGGGCGTCACGCGCCATGGGCCGCCGCCGGGGCGTCCGCGCACGCCGACCGTCTCGTTCACCATCGCGGGCGTCACGCCGGACGATGCGGCGCGCCGCCTGGCCACGCGGGGCGTCTTCGTGTCGCACGGCGACTACTACGCCTCCACGGTGGTGGAACGGCTTGGCCTGCAGCCGGACGGAATGATTCGTGCGGGCTGCTCGTGCTACACGAATGAGGCCGAAGTCGATCGGCTGCTGGCCGGCGTCGCCGCGCTCGCACGAGCGTAA
- a CDS encoding putative glycoside hydrolase, which translates to MRHRLPALLFLVITATASIAAQPSVAAPTRAPSATPALAAPARLLEAPIVRGLYVNRFAAQSPKRMRQLIALADATEINAFVIDIKDEFGLNYASADPVIQRNAGNAGTIRDLRPLLDTLKAHKILAIARIVVFKDSVTARVNPQWTIRTAAGGAWRDKQGLTWVNPYHRELWDYNVRIAEEVVKLGFGEIQFDYIRFPEPYKSLPRQVFPSANGSDKATALAEFLGFAKGRISKLGVRTTADVFGLVTSLARPLEIGQHWETLSPRADVMLPMVYPSHYPRGAFGVARPNADPYRIVFAAISRARERDEKLGIRNGEHVRAWLQAFSLGQPPYGAAELRAQKQAVYDAGYDGWVLWHPGSKYELFAGALDRELVSRKKAPPPAK; encoded by the coding sequence ATGCGCCATCGCCTCCCCGCTCTGCTGTTCCTCGTGATCACCGCCACGGCGTCCATCGCGGCGCAGCCAAGCGTCGCCGCCCCCACGCGCGCCCCGAGTGCCACGCCGGCGCTCGCGGCCCCCGCGCGGCTGCTCGAGGCGCCGATCGTCCGCGGGCTGTACGTCAACCGGTTCGCTGCCCAGAGCCCGAAGCGCATGCGCCAGCTCATCGCGCTGGCCGATGCGACAGAGATCAACGCCTTCGTCATCGACATCAAGGACGAGTTCGGACTCAACTACGCCTCAGCGGACCCCGTCATTCAGCGCAACGCGGGAAATGCCGGCACGATTCGCGACCTGCGGCCTCTGCTCGACACGCTAAAGGCGCACAAGATCCTCGCCATCGCACGTATCGTGGTCTTCAAGGATTCCGTCACGGCACGCGTCAATCCACAATGGACCATTCGCACGGCCGCGGGCGGCGCGTGGCGCGATAAGCAGGGGCTCACGTGGGTGAACCCCTATCACCGCGAACTCTGGGACTACAACGTCCGCATCGCGGAAGAGGTGGTGAAGCTAGGTTTTGGCGAAATCCAATTCGACTACATACGTTTTCCAGAACCATATAAGTCGTTACCAAGACAGGTCTTTCCAAGCGCAAACGGATCTGACAAAGCCACCGCGCTCGCGGAGTTCCTGGGGTTTGCGAAAGGGCGCATCAGCAAGCTCGGTGTCCGCACGACGGCGGACGTCTTCGGCCTTGTCACGTCGCTCGCCCGGCCGTTGGAGATCGGCCAACACTGGGAGACGCTGTCGCCGCGCGCAGATGTGATGCTGCCGATGGTCTATCCGTCGCACTATCCTCGCGGCGCCTTCGGCGTGGCCCGCCCCAACGCCGATCCGTACCGGATCGTGTTTGCCGCCATCAGTCGGGCGCGAGAGCGCGATGAGAAGCTCGGCATTCGAAACGGCGAGCACGTGCGCGCCTGGCTGCAGGCATTCTCGCTTGGGCAGCCGCCGTACGGCGCCGCGGAACTGCGCGCGCAGAAGCAGGCGGTCTACGATGCCGGATACGATGGATGGGTACTCTGGCATCCCGGCTCGAAATACGAGCTCTTCGCGGGGGCGCTCGACCGTGAACTCGTGAGCCGCAAGAAGGCGCCGCCCCCAGCGAAATAG
- a CDS encoding DUF2203 domain-containing protein, which translates to MKTPRSAPALKVALPYTAANANRALPLVRRIVTDLVNQVRHWEEAVRHVELTSHDNVLDNAESERWQRETQRLAAEIEGCVRELGELGIAVKALDVGLVDFPGTLDGREVYFCWMLGERAVTHWHERDAGFSSRQPIPLDAIATLG; encoded by the coding sequence GTGAAGACGCCGCGTTCCGCGCCGGCGCTCAAGGTGGCGCTGCCGTACACTGCGGCAAACGCCAATCGGGCCCTGCCGCTCGTGCGGCGCATCGTGACCGACCTCGTGAATCAGGTGCGGCACTGGGAAGAGGCGGTGCGGCACGTCGAGCTGACCAGCCACGACAACGTGCTCGACAACGCGGAGTCCGAACGCTGGCAGCGCGAGACGCAGCGGCTGGCCGCGGAGATCGAGGGATGTGTGCGCGAACTCGGGGAACTGGGGATCGCGGTCAAGGCGCTCGACGTCGGCCTGGTGGATTTTCCGGGCACGCTCGACGGCCGAGAAGTCTACTTCTGCTGGATGCTGGGCGAGCGCGCGGTGACCCACTGGCACGAGCGTGACGCCGGCTTCAGCAGCCGCCAGCCCATTCCCCTCGACGCCATCGCCACACTCGGCTGA
- the rnz gene encoding ribonuclease Z, translating to MSLSVTFLGTSASRPTVERGVSSLAIVREGETILVDCGEGTQRQMMRYAVGFTFGDLFFTHFHTDHVIGAVGLMRTLSLQGRTEPLRVWGPRGLAGLMKRADAFGGERLTYPVEITEVTPGEPVKRKDYAMVPYAVDHRGVTAVGYALVEEIRRGRFNPDLARSLGIPEGPLWGRIHKGEAITLDDGRVIEPSVLVGPTRAGRRVVITGDTRPCGATIDIAQGADLLIHESTFGDEEAERAVETGHSTAREAAQVAFAAGVKQLALTHFSARYSRDPSDLEREAREVFPRVAIARDGMEINVPFVDEDAGA from the coding sequence TTGAGCCTCAGCGTCACTTTCCTCGGCACCTCTGCCTCGCGCCCCACCGTGGAGCGCGGGGTTTCGTCGCTGGCGATCGTCCGCGAAGGTGAGACGATCCTGGTCGACTGTGGCGAGGGGACGCAGCGGCAGATGATGCGATACGCGGTCGGCTTCACGTTCGGCGACCTCTTCTTCACGCACTTCCACACCGATCACGTCATCGGCGCCGTGGGACTGATGCGCACCCTTTCGCTGCAGGGCCGCACGGAGCCGCTGCGCGTCTGGGGACCACGCGGTCTCGCCGGACTGATGAAGCGGGCCGATGCGTTCGGCGGCGAGCGGCTCACCTATCCGGTGGAGATCACCGAGGTGACGCCGGGCGAGCCGGTGAAGCGCAAGGACTACGCCATGGTGCCGTACGCCGTGGACCATCGCGGCGTCACCGCGGTGGGATATGCGCTGGTGGAGGAAATCCGGAGGGGGCGCTTCAACCCGGACCTCGCGCGCTCGCTCGGCATTCCCGAGGGGCCGTTGTGGGGACGGATTCACAAGGGCGAGGCGATCACGCTCGACGATGGACGCGTCATCGAGCCGTCGGTGCTCGTGGGTCCGACGCGTGCCGGACGCCGCGTCGTGATCACCGGCGACACGCGTCCCTGTGGCGCCACCATCGACATCGCGCAGGGGGCCGATCTCCTGATCCACGAGAGCACCTTCGGCGATGAAGAAGCGGAGCGCGCGGTGGAGACGGGGCACAGCACGGCGCGCGAGGCGGCGCAGGTGGCGTTCGCGGCCGGCGTGAAACAGCTCGCCCTGACGCACTTCTCGGCGCGGTACTCGCGCGATCCGTCCGATCTCGAGCGCGAGGCCCGTGAAGTCTTCCCGCGCGTGGCCATCGCGCGTGACGGCATGGAGATCAACGTGCCGTTCGTCGACGAGGACGCCGGCGCGTAG